DNA from Hwangdonia lutea:
TGGTGGCAAAAACACCTTTTTCACCAATACATCGACCACCTTATTAAAAGCGGCGCCAATTATAATACCAATGGCCATGTCCATCATATTTCCTTTTACGGCAAACTCTTTAAACTCTTGAATCAGTTTCATTTTTTATACTTTTAAAAATTATTGTGCAAAGGTATTTGTTTTAAACTGAGTTGGAAAAAAGCAAACCCAATTTTTGTATTGTGTGTACGTTTAGCAATATCCTCTTTAAAGCAGATGTTTTGAATTATCTGCAAAACAAGTGATATTTCATATTATTAGTTTTAAAGCTAATATTATTAATTATTAGTTTAATAGCTAATAATTTTGTTTTCTTGAATTAAAATGTATACATTTGAATTATACTTTTTGCTAAACTTATGACAAGTATAATAACAGGCGATATTATAAATTCTAAAAAGAGCTCTCCAAAACTATGGTTACAAGCACTTAAAACTATTTTGAATAGTTATGGCAATTCGCCTTTAGTATGGGAAATATACAGAGGTGACAGTTTTCAATTGGAAATCGATCCAAAAGATGCATTGAAAGCTTGTATTTTAATTAAAGCAACCATAAAACAATTTGAAAACATTGATGTAAGATTAGCCATTGGCATTGGAGAAAAAACATATCAATCTGATAAAATTACAGAATCTAACGGTAGTGCTTTTGTAAACTCTGGTGAGTGTTTTGAGGCTCTTAAAAAGACAACACTCGCAATAAAATCACCTTTTGATGAGTTTGACACCACAATTAACATCATGCTAGAACTTGCGCAATTAATTTTAAATAATTGGACAAGCACCTCGGCAATTCTAGTAAAAACCACTTTAGAAAACCCAGACTTAAACCAAAATCAATTGGCAGATATTTTAGACAGAACCCAAGGCAATATTAGCCAAGGCCTTAAACGCGCGGGTTACGATGAAATCTCTAAACTACTACACTACTACAAAACCCAAATACAACACTTATGTTAGCACTATTTATAAAACTAATATTGGCGCACTTTATAGGCGATTTTTTATTGCAGCCCCAAAAATGGGTAACCCATAAAGAAACACACAAACACAAATCCAAATTCCTGTACTGGCATATTTTAGTGCATTTGGGCGCTTTAATTTTAGTGTTGCAGGCCAATTTCAGTTATTGGTTAGGGATTTTAATCATACTTATATCGCATTATATCATCGATGTTATAAAGCTTCACCTTAAACCAACACTTAACAACCGAATACTTTTTGGCTTAGACCAACTCGCCCATTTCATAATAATCGCATGGGTGGTTAGCATATACGAACCATATCAATTTACAATAAGCGCATTTTACCACCCCGCATTTTTATTGTTAATTACATGTTTATTGGGCGTAACTGTTGTATCGTCCATAATTATGAGAACCATTATATCAAAATGGTATTTAAAAGAAGATAGTAACGAAGAATCCTTAGAAAATGCCGGTGCCTACATTGGCATGCTGGAACGCCTATTTGTATTCGCCTTTATAATCACGCAACATTGGGAAGGCATCGGGTTTTTACTGGCCGCAAAATCGGTGTTTCGCTTTGGCGATTTATCAAAAGCTAAGGACCGAAAACTAACCGAATACATATTAATAGGCAGTTTATTAAGTTTCGGACTCGCCATTTTATTCGGACTTGGCTACGGTATCGTTTTAAGATTAATTCCTAATTAATAATTTGGGCGTTACCCCAACCCTTCGGCTCCGCTCAGGGCAAGAGGGGTCGGGCTTTCGGCAGTCGCTTCCTCCTCCGTCGGCGAGCTCCAACAAATGCCTCAATCCCTAACGCGGGCAAGTCCGCAATATGCCGTAATAAGTCCGCCATTAATTCTCAAATCCGCTACGTTCAGCGATTAAAAGCAACCTTAACAAAAAGCCCAATCAACTTGTAAATTTTAAAATACAAGCCTTAAAAATATACACTAAGATATTGAATGGACATCCAAAAATTTCAAACAAACAGATTCTTGCTTTCCCAGGAATTTACTTCTTATAATGCTTCGCATAGCCACGATAAGCGAAAAATCCTAAAACAGCAACTATAGCACAAGCAATTAAAATAAACTTAACGCTCACAATTTGGTCGCCACTGGCATAACTGTGCAAGCCTGCCAAATAGAAATTCACTCCAAAATACGTCATTAAAATACTAGAAAACGCCACGATCGACATGAGGTTAAAAAACCAACGCCCGCGCAAGCCAGGAACCAATCGCATATGAATTACAAAAGCATAAACCATAATACTAATTAGCGCCCAAGTTTCCTTAGGGTCCCAACCCCAATAGCGTCCCCAACTTTCATTGGCCCACATGCCACCTAAAAAGTTACCAATGGTTAACAATACCAAACCTACCGTTAAAGCCATTTCGTTAATTACGGTAAGCTCTTTAATGTTTAAATCCATTTTCAGCTTATTGTTTTTGGTGGTAAAAATCATCAATAAAAGCGATACCACACCTAAAATCATACCCAATGCAAACGGCCCATAACTCGCCACAATTACCGCCACATGAATCATGAGCCAATAACTGTTTAAAACAGGCTGTAAGTTTGCAATGGCCGGATCCATCCAGTTCCAGTGTGCTATCATTAAAATCATGGCCGTTACAAAAGCTGTTGCTGCTATGGTTAAATCGCTTTTTCTACCAAAAGCCAAACCAAAAAACATGGTAGCCCAAGCCACATAAATCATCGACTCGTAGGCATCACTCCACGGCGCATGCCCAGAAATGTACCAACGTACAATCAAACCGGCTGTATGCAATAAAAACAAACCGATAATTATGGCATTAAAAACTTTAACGGTTGTATTTATAGCTTTGCTTTTTTCTTTAAATATTTGAACAATTAAGACTATAAACAGCAGCGTTCCCGCATACATATACCAGCTGTAAAGTCTTTTAAAAATATCGTATTTATTGTATAAAACTTCGGTATTTATCTTTTTATCGCTCAGCATAACATCAGCACCGTATTGATGTTGTGTTTTTTTAAAGGCCTCTAAAAGTTTTGAAGCCTCAGAGAAATCTCCAGATTGTTTCGATTTGTTAAGTGTAAACAAATAGGCTCTAAATCCGTTTTTAACAAAGTTCCCGTAAAGTGAATCTTCAATTTTACTGTTTATTTCTTTATCGGTTCTGTAATCGTAGGCCGATATCCATTTATTATTATAATCATTTGGAATTGGGAATATTTTCAAGGACATCCCTTCAACGGCATTGTACAACAAACTCACCCGCTGATCGGTTTCCTTAAATTCTTTTTGATAGCCATTTGGTACCGGTGCTTTGTAGGCTTCTTCAAGGTAAGGTGCTAATTTATACTCGCCTCTCATGGTAAAAAAATCGGCTAATGTCGCATATTTTTCTTCCTTTTGAATACCTAATAAACTCCTGATGGAATCACCCTTTTTAGGCTTTATATAAATAATAGGCACATTATACCAAAGCAACGGACTTTCTTGTATAGACAACAATACTTGGTTGGCATCAAATCCTTCGTAGGTATTGTTTTTACTTAATTTACGAAGCATTTCTGAGGCATATGTATTAACGGGCATCATACGTCCGCTAAGGTCTTGAATCACTAAATGCCCAAATTCATCGGCATGCGCTTTAGGTGTAATATTCGCCTTTAATATAGAATCTATTTGGGTTTTTGATGGTTTAGTGTGGTTATGTCCATCATCTTCAGAATGTTGTTGCGAAAAAGCATTCAAGCTAAAAAGCAATAATATAATGGGTAATAATTTGGCCTTTTTTGCTTTAATTTTGTTCAGTTGTCTTTCTAAATCGCCAAAACGTGACCCTTTAACAAACAAAATAGCCATCATACCAAAATAAAGCATAAAATATCCGATATAAGTAAGCATGGTACCCCAATAATCGTGGTTTACAGATAATATGGTGCCTTTTTCATCGGGATCAAAACTAGATTGAAAGAATCGGTATCCGCGATGGTCTAAAATATGATTCATATATATCTTATAATCAAAATCGTCTTGTTGTTCGTCTATAACCGTTACTTGACTAGAAAAGGCAGAATATCCATTATCGGTTCCGGGATAACGTTCGGCTTCAAAATCGTTTAATTTTATATGAAATGGCAGCTCCAATACCTTTGATCCGTATTTAAAAGCAAAATCCAAACCACCAACCTGTATTTGTTTAAATGCACTGTTAGTTCCTTTTCCGCCTATTAATCCAACAGTTTTGGTTTCGTTATTTGCCGTAACTTTAAGCACCACACCATCGCTATCGTTTTTAAGTATTTCTGATTTTTGAACCACATCAAAAACACCTTTAATTACGGGTTTTGGAAACACCATTTGCATGTTGCCAATTTTATAAAGCGACCGCAGCACTAGTGGCTGAACACTATCTTTTACCACTTTACCTTCGGCTTGAGTGGCCATGGTTAAGTAACTGCCCTCGAAAGGTGATTGTATGGTTAAACCATCGTTGGTTTGGGTAATATTTATAGCGCCATTGGTAGGCTTGTTAAGTGCTATTAATATGTTGTGAACATTTGCAACTTCTCCAACTTTTAAAAAGTGATTATGGGAACCGTTACCGCCAGCTTCCACTAATTTTAAATATTCCTCTCCGTTTTTATCCGGAATTATATCTTCCTCGGCACCAGCTATAAATTTTTCCAATTCAATGGTTACGGGCTGGCCATTGTAATCGGTAGTCACCCTAAATTCGTTTTCCAAACGTTTGGAAAAATCGACTTCAGACTCTAAAACGCGTCTTTGGTTTTGTCCATTAACTACAAAATCGCCATCAATGTATGTTGTAATGTATGTCTTTTGAGATAAAAAAGTATTTTCGGTAGCTCCTTCTCGAATGGCCATCATCCCTTCAAAACTTATGTAACGCGTTACGAACGCACCCAACAAAATAAAAATGAAGGACAAGTGTAATATTAAAGTGGCCCATTTTTCTTTTTTATACAGTCTGAAACGAAAGATGTTTCCTGTAAAATTGATAACAAAAAACACCATTATAGCTTCAAACCACCACGTGTTGTATATTAAATTACGTGTGTAAGGTGTTGGCGATGTGTCTTGTCCTGCATCTAAAAATGTGCCAATGGCCATGGCCGCCGCAAAGGCTAAAAATAAAACAGCAGTAAGTCGCGTTGAGAAAAGAATTTTGGCGAGTTTATTTTGCATAATAACTACCTTTTTTTAGGTCGTGCAAATTTAATGATTTAAGTTGATTTTGATATATTAATAATGGAAAGTTTAAACTAGAAATTGTTAAAATTCATTTGCTGTTTTAACCCAACCACAAACCAATTACTGGTGCTGCCTAGCTTCAAAGATTTTTAAGTATAAAAATGTGCCCATTTTTCGGGCGCGTCGTTTGGCGTTTTCGGCATAATCACCTTCAAAAAGTTCGTCAATGGTTTGAAACCACAAGTTTAACCATAGCCCGAAGTGCAATTCTGAAATGCTGTTATTATTCGCTCTATCAACTTTTACGTGGGCTTCTAAAGGATTGCCTCTGTATTTCTTTTCCAATTTTCTGGTCATAAACAAACTCGATTCCCAAAAGGTGGTAAGTTTATCTAAATGTTCGTCCCAATCTTCAATCATATCATTAAAAAAAGGACCCAAAACAGCATCTTTTCTAACTTTTTTATAGAATGATGACACCAACAAAAACACATCATCTCTCGTTTTAATATCTTTTTTACCCATAAACAACTTACTGTAAACGCATTACATTTAATGCAATTAAAA
Protein-coding regions in this window:
- a CDS encoding SatD family protein, whose translation is MTSIITGDIINSKKSSPKLWLQALKTILNSYGNSPLVWEIYRGDSFQLEIDPKDALKACILIKATIKQFENIDVRLAIGIGEKTYQSDKITESNGSAFVNSGECFEALKKTTLAIKSPFDEFDTTINIMLELAQLILNNWTSTSAILVKTTLENPDLNQNQLADILDRTQGNISQGLKRAGYDEISKLLHYYKTQIQHLC
- a CDS encoding DUF3307 domain-containing protein, with amino-acid sequence MLALFIKLILAHFIGDFLLQPQKWVTHKETHKHKSKFLYWHILVHLGALILVLQANFSYWLGILIILISHYIIDVIKLHLKPTLNNRILFGLDQLAHFIIIAWVVSIYEPYQFTISAFYHPAFLLLITCLLGVTVVSSIIMRTIISKWYLKEDSNEESLENAGAYIGMLERLFVFAFIITQHWEGIGFLLAAKSVFRFGDLSKAKDRKLTEYILIGSLLSFGLAILFGLGYGIVLRLIPN
- a CDS encoding group III truncated hemoglobin, whose protein sequence is MGKKDIKTRDDVFLLVSSFYKKVRKDAVLGPFFNDMIEDWDEHLDKLTTFWESSLFMTRKLEKKYRGNPLEAHVKVDRANNNSISELHFGLWLNLWFQTIDELFEGDYAENAKRRARKMGTFLYLKIFEARQHQ
- the ccsA gene encoding cytochrome c biogenesis protein CcsA yields the protein MQNKLAKILFSTRLTAVLFLAFAAAMAIGTFLDAGQDTSPTPYTRNLIYNTWWFEAIMVFFVINFTGNIFRFRLYKKEKWATLILHLSFIFILLGAFVTRYISFEGMMAIREGATENTFLSQKTYITTYIDGDFVVNGQNQRRVLESEVDFSKRLENEFRVTTDYNGQPVTIELEKFIAGAEEDIIPDKNGEEYLKLVEAGGNGSHNHFLKVGEVANVHNILIALNKPTNGAINITQTNDGLTIQSPFEGSYLTMATQAEGKVVKDSVQPLVLRSLYKIGNMQMVFPKPVIKGVFDVVQKSEILKNDSDGVVLKVTANNETKTVGLIGGKGTNSAFKQIQVGGLDFAFKYGSKVLELPFHIKLNDFEAERYPGTDNGYSAFSSQVTVIDEQQDDFDYKIYMNHILDHRGYRFFQSSFDPDEKGTILSVNHDYWGTMLTYIGYFMLYFGMMAILFVKGSRFGDLERQLNKIKAKKAKLLPIILLLFSLNAFSQQHSEDDGHNHTKPSKTQIDSILKANITPKAHADEFGHLVIQDLSGRMMPVNTYASEMLRKLSKNNTYEGFDANQVLLSIQESPLLWYNVPIIYIKPKKGDSIRSLLGIQKEEKYATLADFFTMRGEYKLAPYLEEAYKAPVPNGYQKEFKETDQRVSLLYNAVEGMSLKIFPIPNDYNNKWISAYDYRTDKEINSKIEDSLYGNFVKNGFRAYLFTLNKSKQSGDFSEASKLLEAFKKTQHQYGADVMLSDKKINTEVLYNKYDIFKRLYSWYMYAGTLLFIVLIVQIFKEKSKAINTTVKVFNAIIIGLFLLHTAGLIVRWYISGHAPWSDAYESMIYVAWATMFFGLAFGRKSDLTIAATAFVTAMILMIAHWNWMDPAIANLQPVLNSYWLMIHVAVIVASYGPFALGMILGVVSLLLMIFTTKNNKLKMDLNIKELTVINEMALTVGLVLLTIGNFLGGMWANESWGRYWGWDPKETWALISIMVYAFVIHMRLVPGLRGRWFFNLMSIVAFSSILMTYFGVNFYLAGLHSYASGDQIVSVKFILIACAIVAVLGFFAYRGYAKHYKK